The stretch of DNA gctggtttgctcatttttttaagtaatggggaatgaaaacttgagttagcataaatttaaacatcaaattattacaaccaaagggaaagttgatttatttctaaggtagcccagggggaatcgctacacactgatggtgagtgtcagaaactgttggacacacccagtatgcaaattgattgtgacagaagccaatggaaaagaagctgccaatggcaacagactaaactcagttattataagttggtgtAACTCAAATATCCCAGTTTGAATGGTAatttgcccacaaatgtttaactaactcacaAAAGTAGAttattgtttagaaatgtccaattttatgtaaaacagacttaaatcatttgagttcaaacaacttctgggtttacagtgtaatagTAAACAAATCACAGGTTGTGAAATCTACTTCTGATTGGATGAGATGAGACAATGTTTTGGAGACACAATTAAAGTTGAATCATTTTATAAATGATTTCTTCTTAACTGAGATGTACACAAAGTAGGTTAcagtggtttggtgtgaaatggttcATTGTGGAGAAACCTGCtgactcattttttttattgcggTAGTTAAATTGCCAAGGAGCCATGATGTCTGTAACTCAGACATCACTattgttataaatatttaaaagttaCCAGTGGACATCTCAGAACTATCCTACATGCATGTATAGCTGAATATAAGAATATCTTACACATCAGGCACTGTATTCATACAATGTCTCAAACATTAGGCACTATAATCAAGGAATGTCTCAGATATCAGGCACGATATTTAAACAATGTCTCACATCAGGCACTATAATCACACAATATATCAGTTATCAGGCACTATATTCATACAAAAGCTCAGATATCAGGCACTATAATCATACAATGTCTTAGACATCAGGCACTATATTCATACAGTGTTTTAGATATCAGGCAGTAGTTTCATACAATGTCTCAGACATCAGGCACTATATTTATAGCCATTTCAGACAGGACTAGGCAATGTATCtattcaaaactatttttttaccaGATATAAAAAATACCATATTAAAATATTATCTGCTATGTATGTTACCATCTATGCAATCTATTTTCAAAAAGAACATGCTCCAGAATGGGTAATTTGTGTGAAAATGGTTTGTTTTTTGGATGGTTGACAATAAACTGTTTAATGCaaattatactgtataaatattacaAGCCGGAGCAGCATGAGCAGCATGATGATTTTCACCATTTCAAACGAAATAATCCTGTGCAATTTGCTGAGTCAGTGAAAGAGCCATGAAGAGTGGAATGGTCTTATGGTTATTATTTATAATAGTAAACATACACAGTTAGACATTTATTATTTCAATAaacagattaaaaatatatattttcattataataaaatatatcattatattttattaaggGTAAAATTATATTGTACGTTTTTTCACCAGGTTTCCTAAGCATGTTTTTAGTCATAACAGATTTTACTGATATTTAAACAgtgcattttataaatataactgTTCAGTAATTATGTATAGCATTTCAATGTAATTCCCCTTTAAAGCTAAACCTTAGTGTGTCCCATAATAAACCAGACAAGATTTATTATGTCCTTCAAACACATTCATAGAGTAACTTGTCAACATATTGAAATTTTGTCACCATAACAGGCAGCTTTGCGAGGCGAATTGATTTTTTGCCCAAGTACTCTTTCAATCTCACCGTCAATCTGCTGAAATGCTTCTTAGCCATATCTTGCTAAACATCTCTGCAGAGCAGCCTGTGCCTTTAGTAAACTGACTTGTATCTTTTATATCTCCAGGTTGTATGTGTCTCCTAAAGCAAAGATGTTCGCTCAGTCCCCCCTCAGCCCTCAGCAGTGGTGTAGGCACGTGCTTGATAACCCCAGCCCTGAGGTGGAGTTAGCAAAGCGTTCGTTATGCTACCGACTTGAGCAAGGTATGTTGTTCTTTCTCACATCCCTAAAATACAAACTTCCATACAGTCTacaagaaattaaaataatttggaCACCGTTTGGTTAATGGAGATGGATTCATCTTAAGTTTTGTCTATTGCATTGGAAACTAGGTGCAGAGTCTTAAGCAGATAGAATCAGTAATTTAAATGGGCTTAAAACTCATCATTAGCACACCAGAGTCTCTTTGAAAAACTGTTTAATAATAGCTGATGCTGCTTACACATGTAAAACATCTTTAAATCTAATCGTTGTCATCAGTTGATAATGTTTGGTACTTGGTACTCCATTCTACACTTATTTTATACAATGtaggtgtttttttatatactaaCGGTCGGAATTAAGCCTTTTTCTATTTCTAGTTCTAATTTTACCTCAATGGGAACTCTTCATTCAAAATACTGTgaagtctaagactaggcttaatccatatTTAAGGAACAGAACtaaccccttctaatgaatgcccTCAGCTGCTCTTAAGTTGAACCTATTGCTTGTCTAGTCCAggtagaaacaaataaataaaaataatataatatatatgaataaggCGTGGGCTAGAGAGGGTTAAAGCCCCCCATGATTGAGTTGTGAATTTGTGGAGAaagctgtgttctctggactTTTTGGAAAGGTTTATACTCTTGAAAAAAACGattaataagcaggtgttttaatacttttgtccatagagtgtatttcaaaaagagcagAGCTACTGTAAGAATATGTGAAGTAAGACAAACCCTGCTATTAAGCTTGGATTACACACTTATGTAAGTGTCAGTCTCTTTGAATAGAATCTTGGTGCTGTGAAGAAAAGAGTCCATAATTATACTCTCAAGATAAGAAAACCATGTGGTTTGAATGACAGTAGAAAAGTGCCAAGTGAGGAATGAGGCAAGGTCATGATGGTGCAGTCAAAGATAGCACACAGCATGCAGAAATGGCATTTGTAAAAAAGGATCTTTTAGTAAATATATAGCATCACCAAGAATGGTCAACAGAACAGACTATTCGTTGgccttttgcatttttgtttttgcagattAGAGCTGCATGAATGGCATTGCAGTATATTTtcgttttgctgtttttattctgGTACATCTATTCTAGGATTCTAGTAAAAAGTTAGTAttgttattttactttaatttgacGGTGTATAATTTAATTTGACTGCAGTGTAACTATGTGCATGCACGCTCTGCAATAACAATGCAAAAACAATATACTGTACAGTCCAGCACATAAGGTGTAATTACATTATTAGGATATTATGGTATCATTATATAAGTGCCATTACACAATcttcaaaaatgaaaataatatcaaATACTGCAGTTATTTTTGAGGcaatatattgtccaataaatatatttactgtgACAGGACTACCTGCTTACAATATATATGCATGTTTTCCCTTTAAAACTGTAGAAATTGTAagttttttgattattttttttatgaaacagaCATAATGTAAATACATCTAAACCCTTTTCCTTTACTCAGTTCTCTTCAGACCTGAAACATTCAATCCTGTGTTTTGCAGCCATGGCAAAGAAGATGGTTACCATAGAAACCTTGACTATATTAACCCTTTTGCTAACAGTCTCCTTTCCAAAGATCTAATGCATATCACAGCCAGGACATGCAGAGCATGAGGATAGCAATTTATATCAATTAGCCCGTTTGTATCAGTccatatataaataatgtatgagATTTGTACACAGATGAGTGTGCTGCTGAGCCTTGTGCCCTCTTTGCTGATTGAGCAAGGTTGGCTCTGTGCTGGGAGGTCATGAATACAGCATTGTTCAGCGAGTCTCTAAAAAGCTGTTTTTGTGGGCAGCCGTGAATGCTAGTTTTCATGCAATTGTGGCAAGGCTAATTGTGTTAGGTATGCCAAAGGCACGGCACTCTGTTTGCTTACCAATAACTACAGATTAGTTTAGCAATATCAGTGTTCATTGAGGGTTGACAGATGGGCAGATGTGGAAATGTTAAAAAGTATTTGGTGCAATCACTCactcctttttaattttaataaacttAAACGTTATGCTCTATGCTCATTTAACTAAACAGCATCTTACAAATAtcccttctctttttttctttagccAAAAGATGGAGAGGGGTCCTCTCAGGATATGCTTCATCCTCCCTTACTTACAGCCCTGTTGTAGATGGACTCCACTCATTAAGTGCTTGTGTTAAACCTCTTACTAAACCCACGCTAACTGAACAAACAGGTAACAAACATTACTACTGCCATCACTATAGTTGCACTAACAGACAGTTTTTTTGGGATTTTTATATGCtgatactaggggtgtgacgagacactaatatcacgagacgagacgagaccatagtgggttcacgagaacgagacgagatgagatttaattttttttttttttaagaaaatgtcaaaaaaaaaaaaacattttatttgacaaaatcatataacgcaaacttaacagactgttttttctcacacattgatttgataagaaatagaaataagaataagaataaaaaataaaaataaaacttttttaggtcttatatagtgcaaacaataagtgcaaaccacaacccgTCATATTAAGCAAGTCTGctacttaaaagtagcagaagcatcttctgtgcaaatgcctgaattttcctcttctgctgagagctgctctcactgctcagccaccacactcgctgctatcgctactgtgttgccagatccctcttaaaaagtccacgctaaacagttttttttcccactagacaggtttaagcttgacgagaaatattatcatgtttttgccacgagatctcgtcacacccctagctgATACACTTGCATATAATTTACTAAACAGCATCAGCGTgctttttttaaaattatatgaCAATTCTACATGTGCTGATAGTACATAAACAGTGAAcctaaatgcattattattatatgcATTGATTTTGTTCTAGAAGAAATGCATATCAGATGTCTTTGAGTACAACTCAGCACAGACGTAGCGAAATGTGAGACATTATTGATTAGGTCTGGTGACATTGTCTTTTGTGGAAATGGCTTTAGCAGCATGTGTTCTGTCCCTATAGAAAAGCAGTTATTGTCATATAGTATTTCAAACTGTCTTAATGGAGCACTTATGGTCCTGTTCCTACTCATCAATGTTATTGACGTCAAAGATATTAGTGATGTCATCAACATCATTGAAAATATAATGCTGAGACAGCACTTTGCAAAAATGGCCACGCccactaaaaaaaacactgctgtgtCCCAAACTGTTCATTACTACACTTAATACTATGTTAAACACAGTGCAATAAGGGTACAACCATTAGAAGTGTGCTTAATAATACAGTAAGTAATATAGTAATTAAAGTATAGTGTGTGTGGCTTGGGATGTGGTAGcagtatatattaatgtagccctagttaaaatattaaatattctatatTAAACAGTAGTTTTGCTCATCCTTTATGTTTGTAACTATTATACTGCAAATGTATAGTGGCCACTCATTATGATCTTCAGTGAAGGCATCTCATATCATCATTCAAGGTTATCAAATATCGTAAATCCATTACACTAAGCCACTTCTCACGTCTCTGTTGATCCAGTGCCATCCTCTCCATCCAGCCACTGCTTGCTGCAGCAGCCTCTTACTGGGAGGAATAGCGGTGGACTGGCCGAGAGGTCTCCTTCATTCCTCTATCACACGGCTACTTACAGTAAGCCTGATCATACTCGTCCATCATTCATCTCTGTGCTTTACAAGCACTTTACAAGTAGCTAATGTGGAACTAccactcaaaaatatatatatatatattaatatatttttgattaTGTAACGTGTACCAAAGTCTTAATACATAGTTTGTATGAACATCACATACAGTATGTTGTATATTGTTGTATAAATGTCTTATCATATATCTTATGTAACTCTTTTAACccctttttttaaatttgtagATTACGGTCGTCCACATGCAACCGTCAGCCCACAGTCTTCCACAGAAAACGATTTCAGCACCTCAGAGCTGGAGGATGACTCAATCTCTATGGACTACAAACTTCAGGACATGACAGATGTGCAGGTCATGGCCCGACTACAAGAAGAGAGTATGTTCCTTTTAGCACACTAATCTAAGCTTTTATCTTTCGGCATTATGAACTAGGCCTGGCTCCACGGGGAGATGGTGTTACAGTATTATGCCCTCCTcagctttctttctttgtatttctATTTGTCCTGCAATCTGTCCAACCCCTAATACTGAACTCACAGGAATGTGGAGGGATTAGGAATCGCTGAGCTTGCTATTTAGACTGGCCAGTATGAGCAGATATCAGATATCAGCTGCAGCACTTGAGTTCTCAGTTTGCTTAATTTTTTGTGAGGCATGGAAAGTAGTGCTGGGGCAGTTGATCAAATTAATGCAgataataaaatgaatgaaattaattGCATTACTGTTCTATGGTGATGTTCAAAACAAGGTAATCAGGATTGTACATCTTTGAACATATAAAACCGGCCATTTCAGTAGATACGCTTCTGCTTCTCTCAAAAAAACCTGTAAATTACTACTTTATTCAGTATAAAAGCTGATTGCTCTTCTTACAATAGCATGAAAATAACCAATTTATTGTGCTGGTACCGTTTTGACTGCCTAGAAAAAATGTAAATGACAACAGATAGCTGTAAATGATTTTGTTTTGGCATATCTGCAAACAGCTGTTATACAGGAacaaatgaaatattaaaatcGAGAGAATTAAGAATCGCTCatatacagcaaaaaaaatcacttcagtttcggaatcagtttctctggtttatagatatatgtttgagtaaaattaacattgttgttttattatatttataaactacagacaacatttctcccaagttccaaataaaaatattgttttgtagcacatttatttgcagaaaatgagagggctgaaataataaaaaagatgcagttctttcagacctcaaataatgcaaaaaaactgagttcatattcataaagttttaagagtacagaaatcaatatttgggggaataacactggttttaatcacagttttcatgcatgttctcctccaccggtcttacacactgcttttgaataatttgCCACTCCTGCCAAGATTTTTTGGTAAGATCAAGATTTTTCTTTCTTACCCTAATGGAAAGCCCTcccaaaaataaaacataaaaattgtTATGTTTAACTCAGATACAAATGTAATTAACATTTCTGTAGTGTCACAGCATTGCTCTCTCTGCAGCTGGGTCATATTAAAAGAAGTTATTCAGTGGTTTTGGAACTATCACACATTAGTCGGCTTTAATCATTTATTAAGTACTTTTGACAGCTGAGTGCACATGAATGTTTAATGATGTTCACTCAATTTCATTAAAGGCAGATATGGTACCAAACTCAGTAGGCAAATGCTAGATAAATTATCCTGTAACCCTAACATGACTTACAGTGCCCTGTGTCAGCCCTTCTCTTTTGATCACCTTTAATTTTACATGTCACCCTAaatgttttcagatttttataCAAAATGTAATGTCAATGAGAACATGACAAAACAGTTTTAAATAATCGCTTCTTTTGCTGACTCATAATGTTTTGCAACTAGTACCCTTTTATTAATACAATCTTATTAACACCTGTGTAGAGAAGCAATTACTTCTGTGAACTTAACAAACACACATGCCACCTTCAGCAGCAACTACAATAAATACTTTCTATTACCGGAATTGCCTATTTGGAATCTGGGTAGGCATTTTGGACCACACAGAATTGCTTTAATTAAGCCACAATAAAGGGCTTTTAAACTTTAACTGCCTGTTTAAAAGCCCACAGCATCTAAAGTCAGGGCGTAATTTGGTTCTGTGAAGCTGTTCAGAATGGCTGTCTTGTTGCACAACTCAATTTGGCTTGAGTTTCAGAGGTTCAGATCAATGACATTCTCCtgcagtatattcaggtagagagCGGAATTTACAGTTCATGCTTATACCTTTAATCAGCAAAGCATCCTCAGACTAAAACTCTCTCATCACCATTTGACTGCTGgtataatgtttatattatggAATTATGTGTTAGCTTAATGCCATGTTTAAAAGGACCTTATATATTGGAATTATAAATGCTGATTTCATCTGAGATAAGAGAATCCTGTATGAGGAATTTTGGTGTGCTGGAGTGGGCAATTTTAGGAAGTTCCACCACTGTTTAGAAATGGCTTTGTAGCCCGTTTTTTTAGACTGGTCCAGACTGTGAGCCAATTGCATAGACATTTTAACCTACTTTGATGAAAAGGTTGTAAGTGACAATAACTGGAATGATAGTAGTCAAGCCTGGTTGCGCCTAGTTTAGTTGATgccaaataattaaattaaatgacgTTTTTACACATGGCTGGTTGCTTTAGTTTGCTTTTGTCctctaattaattaaattattatttaaaaactgtattttgtgtaaaATCAGGTTGTATTTGGCCTGAATTACTTTTTTTAGCGTGACAAAtttccaaaaatataaaaaatatatattggtcaTTGGGTAAAGGTAGTTCTGTGcccttaatatatatttttgggctCTTTATATGATTGATAATGGTGCCAGttcttacataaaaaataatgtcaCACAGGACTGGTTGCTTTGGTTTGCTTTTGtcctttaattaattaaatgattgtttaaaaaataaatggttACATAAAATCAGGTTGTATTTGTCTTAAATTCCTTTTTTAGTAATTGTAGATCTTATATAAACATAATTATGTGGACATATTTTTGGGTATAAGTTTGCCAGGCATCctaagttgcaaaaattaatttcacaTAGGTACTTCAGGACCTGGACCTTTCTCTCCttccccctctctttcacacacgctATTAGGGAAACATTCTATGTCACCTGCGTGCACGTTTGTGCTCACTCTTGGGGTACTTGttctagattctgggagattttatttgacttgcgggcatcagggagctgtTATTGATATGTGGTAGACTCCTGCAACTTCTGGGAGACTTCGGACATCTGGCTTGCCAAAATGTGACTGAATGCGCACAGAAACTTTGTCATTCATTAAGGTTTGTCTGTCGAAAGGAATCAACAGATATAATATATGTGATGtacacagctattttttttataatgtactgGTGCTTATCAGATGTCATCCGAATTTCTCTAATTCATAGGTCCTTGAGAGGCACTAATAAATCTGCATAAAGGGTAGGGTGAAATATAGTTGATAAAGTTGGTATCAGAATACTTCATTTGATAAGGATGGTGCAGAGTGCTAGAACTCAGGCAAGGAAAATGTAAAAACCTAATTGTACAACTACCTACAGTAAATTAGGGATCATACAAATTATCAATACAGAAGGATAATGTAATGCGGATTCACCTCTGTAGTGACACTACTGAagatataaaaaaagacattttatctGTGTCACAGCATCTTTTCTCTATGATTACCACGTctaatgtgtgtgcatgtgtgtattcaGGTCTGCGTCAGGAGTATGCCACTACCTCTGCCACAGTCGCTCGGCGCAGCTCCAGCTTCTCTGTGCACTCAGGTTTGCGTCGACCGGGGAGGAGTGTCATGGacctggaggaagaggaagagtatGACGATCTGCCACCTCCCCAGCCTCGGCTCTTCCGTACGGGGTCCATGCAGCGCAGCCTGTCCCACTCACACAACCTCTCCAGCCCAAGAGAAACTCGCCGCAGCCCGTCTAGCCCACAGTACCTCAGCAGCCTGTCCTACCAGCAACAGTTCAGCACccccagccccagctccagcacaaCCAGCTACACAGCCAACGAAGCACACAGTTACCGCACCAGCACAGGTCAGCACACtccacaacaataacaatatattattACTGATTTTagagtaaaagcaaaaaaaaaaaaaaaactgaaaatgcaCTTAACAATGACCAGGTTGGGGTGGCATGGAAATTTCAAACCTAACTGCAAACAACTTAGCCAATAAATGACTGCATATTGCTGTAAAGATTCCTTTGGTAAAAGCACAGGCAGCGTTAAACCACGTCATTTTACTTTTTCCTAATTATAGTAGCCTAAATTTCAGTTGCagaaatttggatttttttcttaacttttgCTAAAGATTTAGATGGAAACCTGGAGTGTGTTTAGGAGATTGTGAAGGTTATTGCAATTATCCCAGTAAATTATAGCTAGATTCACTCACATTTATTATGACTTTTATTATACTCTACTTATATACTGACTTAAATTTGAACAGTTATTAATTTAatggcatttattttttttacattgtaaatacaGAAGGTCCAGCAAATATGTAATACATGCCACATGTTCACATCTCCAGCATGTTGGGCCAAGTTTTCTGATTATGAGTGGATGAATGGCAGTGCATGGCAGCCGTGCTGCTGCCCAGGCTTGTGACCAAATGTTAGTACATTTATGCCAAAATGGGAGGGGAGAAAAGCATTTGCTGGATCAGGTAGTAGAGCTATTAATATAATAGTAGGGGCTATTGGAATGGCAGATTTCTAAAAAGAGTCACACTTAGTAATTTCTCGTTTCAGTAATGATCTATCCATTTACTAATTGTTCATTATTTCAAtatcttgtatttttttgtttaaagataAATTGCGAAGAAGTATGCCAAACCTGATACGGGCTCCCAGCATGCTGTCGGTGCCCAGTGTCCCAAGTGTCCCAAGTGTTGTTTCTCCTGCCAGTCCTGCCCCAGCTTTCCCGTCTTTCCCATCTTCATCATCCTCACTGCGCAACAGTCAGAGCTTTGATTCTTCAAGTGGGCTTGCCAGGCTTCAAACTGCAAGTAAGACCAACACTATCAGCTTATCTTTAGGAGTTAAAGAGCATTTAATACAATTGTAGGTGATTTCATTCATCTGCTGTGCATTGTGTTATTGACCTCTGACATCATTCATCTTTCAGTTCCCTCCCCAGGTCAGCTGCAGCAACGAGTGCAGAGTATAGGCAACTTCTCTACAGCAACGCGGCAACCACTGAAGGCCACAGCGTATGTCAGTCCAACAATACAGGGTCCCACCACAATGCCTTCATCAGTTAGCTTAAACTCTCTCTCCAGTAGTGGCATTCCTCTTCCCAGTAAACCCAGCACCTCGTCCTCTACCAGTCGCAGTGCTCTACCTCGCCCAGCCTCCTTTATTGGGACCACTGGGACCGCACGCAGCAAAATTGCTCAACCAGTGCGCAGGTACTCACATCAACTGACAGTTACTATCAGAATCTAAATTACATAGTTTACTTAATGAAATGATATAGAACATGTACACCAATAAGCCATTACATTAGTACCAGTTCAATTGATATACATTGATTATCTTCATCTACAGAGGCATCTTTCAAGAGGTttgatatattaggcagcaaattaacagtcagttcttgaaagTGATGTTGGTAAGAATAAGGATATAATCATGTCTGACAAGGGCCTTTACAGGTCTTATGGAGTCTATGATTTAGGTGGGACTAATGCTATGGCTGATCAGAGTAAATTCAAAGGTTGATCCAGTGTAAATGACTTTGCATTAAATAATACAGTTTCACAATTATATTGATGATTTAAACTAATGATTACTGTTCTAAAATATCTGTTATTTATTATAGCTTGCTGACACCCCCAAAGAGCGTGGCTGCTTTGAGTGCCCTGCGTGATTCAAGCTGGAAAGATGGATGCTATTGACGCTGGATAACTACTGCCGTCCACAAACGTCCAACAGTGTTTAAAGCCCAGCTGGCTGGGCGGAGCTGTTGTTCACAAactgaaacagaaaaaagaaggaCTTTCGTGATAATCGATGGTGTAACAAGGTTAGCAGTGTTAATTAATTGCATTGATGCAATATGAATAAATAACTGCAATATGCCCTTTGGCCAAACATTTTAATTAGAGCATTATGCATACAAATGTTTACATATGAATGACACCCTGCTCATTGAATTTTACTTTTTGTTACAAGAACCAGAAGCATCAAGTGAGATTATTAATTAGATATGGCAAATATTGGTTATTTTAGTGCCTAATGTCAAGTGTTTTTAATGCCATAAGTAATGTACTGTCTCAAGAACTGCGCTTTTACTGTCCCGTTTGTTAAGAAAGAACATACAGATTAGTGCCAGTTAAGTTTATTTTCGCAAAGCACATCAAGTACTACTGAACCTTTCATTCCTAAACGTTTCTAAAGAAGCACTTTTTGATAAGTATGATGGAGACAAGATAATCGTCGCAATAAACTGTAACTGTGAATACAAAGATATGACATTTCAATAACTATCCAATTACTGTTATTAATGGACAGCTTGTTTTTTGACACTATTACGCATACTTTACAGCTCCAGTCATAATTTTGTTTTCTTAGTAACTTCTCATTTATTCTACAGTATTAAAGAGTTCAAATGCCTCTTAATGCAAAGTGTGACATGCAGAATTGTATGTTTACAAGCTGCTCATGTGAAGGAGCATTGCTGAAGAATTGcacatttagaattttttttgttaaaacatgAAGGGAATGCAAGTGAgtgtattttaacattaaaataaagacttttcaaCTGACCATGATTATCAGCTTGAGGAAGTTCTGTATCTGGTGTTTGAACACTATTTTGTGTATCTACAGATTGCTCTAAAACAAAAGATTTATTTAATGGAATACCTTACTTAAATTACTTTCTTGAAAGAAAGATTTTTATATTagtatttaaattgtgttaaaaactaaaaacacacatCTTAGGCTATGTTTAGACTGGAGATTAAACTGATCTATCCAACCCTTGGCGCTCCTTTAGGACCACCCCACTTTCATCACTTTGGATTTGATGAGGCCATGTTTGATGGGCTGTAAGTGACAAAAAAGGCACAGACAGTGGACAGACAGAGATGCATTTCAAAtcacctccaaatgtggtttgtgTCTAATATGCAAAAATCTGGCTGTTCAGGCTATTAACCCGGATACAATTCAgatgccaaaaatctgatttgtgctGGCTTACCATTAGAAACACTATGTCTGACAGAAATCGCAGCTTAAATCCATGTCAGATCATAATAAATTTAATTCATATTTGATTTAGAACAATATGTTAAAGGTCAAATTTACACAACAGATAAAGTGTCTCAAATTTGATTTTCTTACCAAATCTAATGTTTTTAAGGCTGTTCATACTATCTTTTTACTTTGATCTAATTTTGAACTGGATGTTTAGAATGATTCACACTGCTATAAATCGGATAATGGTCTGTAACTGGATTTCACTACCAGATATAAAAGTGCCCGAAATCAGAATTGAGAATGACTGATTCATTgatttattcacacaaataacacatctGTGTCAAATATGAAGAACATTATTAATGGATTTATgcaacttttacctgctgtgtgaatgtaaacTGACTCAAGTCTGACTGCATCTGGTGGCAACACAGCAGCGAtccccatgtttcacagtaagGTTGAGATTAGATTTAAACCTTGGGAACCTGgtaaattttctttttaattacattaatctGGCTCTCCAGGGCCACACGGTGTAGAAGGAGCagtcctaatatatatatatatat from Astyanax mexicanus isolate ESR-SI-001 chromosome 11, AstMex3_surface, whole genome shotgun sequence encodes:
- the slain1a gene encoding SLAIN motif-containing protein 1a isoform X2 encodes the protein MEAAVMNLQMMADVNGNSSKVMDAELEVKKLQELVRKLERQNEQLRTRANTANSCPSAAHLCSSSSSCSGHLTAAQIAILHTGNYCAAPPPATAPFVSHNTEEIYPYFHPQREAENNGCDQTALDEAEILDISALLPNPGEAEDTWLYVSPKAKMFAQSPLSPQQWCRHVLDNPSPEVELAKRSLCYRLEQAKRWRGVLSGYASSSLTYSPVVDGLHSLSACVKPLTKPTLTEQTDYGRPHATVSPQSSTENDFSTSELEDDSISMDYKLQDMTDVQVMARLQEESLRQEYATTSATVARRSSSFSVHSGLRRPGRSVMDLEEEEEYDDLPPPQPRLFRTGSMQRSLSHSHNLSSPRETRRSPSSPQYLSSLSYQQQFSTPSPSSSTTSYTANEAHSYRTSTDKLRRSMPNLIRAPSMLSVPSVPSVPSVVSPASPAPAFPSFPSSSSSLRNSQSFDSSSGLARLQTAIPSPGQLQQRVQSIGNFSTATRQPLKATAYVSPTIQGPTTMPSSVSLNSLSSSGIPLPSKPSTSSSTSRSALPRPASFIGTTGTARSKIAQPVRSLLTPPKSVAALSALRDSSWKDGCY
- the slain1a gene encoding SLAIN motif-containing protein 1a isoform X1, with translation MEAAVMNLQMMADVNGNSSKVMDAELEVKKLQELVRKLERQNEQLRTRANTANSCPSAAHLCSSSSSCSGHLTAAQIAILHTGNYCAAPPPATAPFVSHNTEEIYPYFHPQREAENNGCDQTALDEAEILDISALLPNPGEAEDTWLYVSPKAKMFAQSPLSPQQWCRHVLDNPSPEVELAKRSLCYRLEQAKRWRGVLSGYASSSLTYSPVVDGLHSLSACVKPLTKPTLTEQTVPSSPSSHCLLQQPLTGRNSGGLAERSPSFLYHTATYNYGRPHATVSPQSSTENDFSTSELEDDSISMDYKLQDMTDVQVMARLQEESLRQEYATTSATVARRSSSFSVHSGLRRPGRSVMDLEEEEEYDDLPPPQPRLFRTGSMQRSLSHSHNLSSPRETRRSPSSPQYLSSLSYQQQFSTPSPSSSTTSYTANEAHSYRTSTDKLRRSMPNLIRAPSMLSVPSVPSVPSVVSPASPAPAFPSFPSSSSSLRNSQSFDSSSGLARLQTAIPSPGQLQQRVQSIGNFSTATRQPLKATAYVSPTIQGPTTMPSSVSLNSLSSSGIPLPSKPSTSSSTSRSALPRPASFIGTTGTARSKIAQPVRSLLTPPKSVAALSALRDSSWKDGCY